One part of the Streptomyces ferrugineus genome encodes these proteins:
- a CDS encoding DMT family transporter, translated as MMHSPHSPHTPSTRRTELLAAAAATVTVVLWASAFVSIRSAGAQYSPGALALGRLLVGSLVLGGICLVRREGPPPRAAWPGIAISGLLWFGFYSVVLNWGEQQVDAGTAALVVNIGPILIALLGARLLGDPMPPRLLAGMAVSFAGAVTVGLSMSGEGGSSVLGVVLCLLAAVGYAGGVVAQKPALGHASALQVTTYGCLVGAVLCLPFAGQLIGDVAEASLSATLNMVYLGVFSLALAFTTWAYALARTTASRMGATTYAVPALVVLMSWLALGEVPGLLTLAGGALCLAGVAVSRSRTGSARVVASAPRPEQTRESA; from the coding sequence ATGATGCACTCCCCGCACTCCCCGCACACCCCCTCCACCCGCCGCACCGAACTGCTCGCCGCCGCAGCCGCCACCGTCACCGTCGTCCTCTGGGCCTCCGCCTTCGTCTCGATCCGCAGCGCGGGTGCGCAGTACTCGCCGGGCGCGCTCGCGCTGGGGCGCCTGCTCGTCGGCTCCCTGGTGCTGGGCGGCATCTGCCTGGTCCGGCGGGAGGGACCGCCGCCCCGCGCGGCCTGGCCGGGCATCGCGATATCGGGTCTGCTGTGGTTCGGCTTCTACAGCGTCGTGCTGAACTGGGGCGAGCAGCAGGTGGACGCCGGTACGGCGGCGCTCGTCGTGAACATCGGGCCCATCCTGATCGCGCTGCTGGGCGCCCGGCTGCTCGGTGACCCGATGCCGCCGCGGCTGCTGGCGGGGATGGCGGTGTCGTTCGCCGGTGCGGTGACCGTGGGTCTGTCGATGTCGGGCGAGGGCGGGTCCTCGGTGCTCGGGGTGGTGCTGTGCCTGCTCGCCGCGGTCGGGTACGCGGGCGGCGTCGTGGCGCAGAAGCCGGCCCTCGGCCACGCGAGCGCGCTGCAGGTGACGACGTACGGGTGCCTCGTCGGCGCGGTCCTGTGCCTGCCCTTCGCCGGGCAGCTGATCGGCGATGTGGCCGAGGCCTCCCTGTCCGCCACCCTCAACATGGTCTACCTGGGCGTCTTCTCGCTGGCGCTCGCCTTCACGACGTGGGCCTACGCCCTGGCCCGTACGACCGCCAGCCGCATGGGCGCGACGACGTACGCGGTGCCCGCGCTGGTCGTGCTGATGTCGTGGCTGGCGCTGGGCGAGGTGCCGGGACTGCTCACGCTGGCGGGCGGGGCGCTGTGTCTGGCCGGGGTCGCCGTGTCGCGGTCCCGGACGGGGTCCGCCCGGGTCGTGGCGAGCGCGCCGCGACCCGAGCAGACCCGCGAGTCAGCGTGA
- a CDS encoding ArsR/SmtB family transcription factor, which yields MTTRDPQAPRLARLAALIADETRAACLLALLDGRAWTAGELARHAGVAASTLSEHLGKLVAGGLLAEERQGRHRYVRLADARVAQLVEDLVAQVSPGTVRRPRSLRESSAGSAMARGRTCYDHLAGRLGIAVTDALTSRGLLRQDTGFALTDAGLGWFDTAGISLDRDGRRPLARACLDWTERRPHLAGVAGAALCRHALDAGWCVRIGSERAVKVTPSGERALSELLGIDEAALR from the coding sequence ATGACCACCAGGGATCCACAGGCACCTCGGCTGGCCCGGCTCGCCGCGCTGATCGCCGACGAGACCCGGGCCGCCTGTCTGCTGGCGCTGCTCGACGGACGGGCCTGGACCGCCGGTGAGCTGGCGCGGCATGCCGGGGTCGCGGCGTCGACGCTCAGCGAGCATCTGGGCAAGCTCGTCGCGGGCGGCCTGCTCGCCGAGGAGCGGCAGGGGCGGCACCGGTATGTGCGGCTGGCCGACGCGCGGGTGGCCCAGTTGGTGGAGGACCTGGTCGCGCAGGTGTCTCCGGGGACGGTACGACGGCCCCGGAGTCTGCGGGAGTCCAGTGCGGGGTCCGCCATGGCACGGGGGCGCACCTGCTACGACCACCTCGCCGGGCGGCTCGGCATCGCGGTCACCGACGCACTGACCTCGCGCGGGCTGCTGCGGCAGGACACCGGGTTCGCCCTGACGGATGCGGGGCTCGGCTGGTTCGACACCGCCGGTATCTCCCTCGACCGGGACGGCCGCCGTCCGCTGGCCCGCGCCTGCCTCGACTGGACGGAACGCCGCCCCCATCTGGCCGGGGTCGCGGGGGCGGCCCTGTGCCGGCATGCGCTGGACGCGGGGTGGTGTGTACGGATCGGGTCGGAGCGGGCGGTGAAGGTGACTCCGTCGGGGGAGCGGGCCCTGTCCGAGCTGTTGGGCATCGATGAGGCAGCCCTGCGCTGA
- a CDS encoding ABC transporter ATP-binding protein, with translation MTRAISLHDVSKSYTRGTRVVDRLSLDIEPGEFLVLLGPSGCGKSTVLRMIAGLEEIDEGELLLDGEYANDLMPADRRIAMVFQNFALYPNMTSRDNIGFPLRIEAPGEDPRPRVDTTARMLGIEDLLDRFPAQLSGGERQRVAMGRAIARHPTAFLMDEPLSNLDAKLRGHLRAEISALTRELGVTTVYVTHDQAEAMSLGDRVAVLRGGVLQQVGAPRTVYALPANVFVAAFIGIPRINLLRGLVRAPLDGAMTISLGKQYLRLPEPLCLDHQLLRVQQGREVIVGLRSEAVRIAEPAAARPGEVHITGLVEHVEFQGHEVLVHFNTGSRPAVVPDLEAPRPVPPVRRRRRDPGTVLDRLRTRAGTLRAGPVVTLEHPADPDPDPAPPDGRLPGDLIVRTTPDIDLRHGMQVPLLVDIAHLYVFDQHGERICPAPDRLPDLEE, from the coding sequence ATGACACGCGCCATCTCCCTGCACGACGTGAGCAAGTCCTACACCCGAGGAACCCGTGTCGTGGACCGGCTCTCGCTGGACATCGAGCCCGGCGAGTTCCTCGTCCTCCTCGGGCCCTCCGGCTGCGGCAAGTCCACCGTGCTCAGAATGATCGCCGGCCTGGAGGAGATCGACGAGGGCGAACTGCTGCTGGACGGCGAGTACGCCAACGACCTGATGCCCGCCGACCGGCGCATCGCGATGGTCTTCCAGAACTTCGCCCTCTACCCGAACATGACCAGCCGCGACAACATCGGCTTCCCGCTGCGCATCGAGGCACCCGGCGAGGACCCGCGCCCGCGCGTGGACACCACCGCCCGCATGCTGGGCATCGAGGACCTCCTCGACCGATTCCCCGCCCAGCTCTCCGGCGGCGAACGCCAGCGCGTCGCCATGGGCCGGGCCATCGCCCGCCACCCCACCGCGTTCCTGATGGACGAGCCGCTGTCCAACCTCGACGCCAAGCTCCGGGGCCACCTGCGCGCCGAGATCTCCGCCCTCACCCGCGAACTGGGCGTCACCACGGTCTACGTCACCCATGACCAGGCCGAGGCGATGTCCCTCGGCGACCGGGTGGCCGTCCTGCGCGGCGGCGTCCTCCAGCAGGTCGGCGCGCCCCGCACGGTCTACGCGCTGCCCGCCAACGTCTTCGTCGCCGCCTTCATCGGGATCCCGCGCATCAACCTGCTGCGCGGTCTCGTACGCGCCCCGCTCGACGGCGCGATGACCATCAGCCTCGGCAAGCAGTACCTCCGGCTGCCCGAACCCCTGTGCCTGGACCACCAGTTGCTGCGGGTGCAGCAGGGGCGCGAGGTCATCGTGGGCCTGCGCTCGGAGGCGGTCCGCATCGCCGAGCCCGCCGCCGCCCGGCCCGGCGAGGTGCACATCACCGGCCTGGTCGAGCATGTGGAGTTCCAGGGCCACGAGGTCCTCGTCCACTTCAACACCGGCTCCCGGCCCGCCGTCGTACCCGACCTGGAGGCCCCGCGCCCCGTCCCGCCGGTGCGGCGCCGCCGCCGTGACCCCGGCACGGTCCTCGACCGGCTCCGCACCCGCGCGGGCACCCTGCGCGCCGGGCCGGTGGTGACGCTGGAGCACCCGGCCGACCCCGACCCCGACCCGGCACCGCCCGACGGCCGCCTCCCCGGCGACCTCATCGTCCGCACCACGCCCGACATCGACCTCCGGCACGGCATGCAGGTCCCCCTGCTCGTCGACATCGCCCACCTGTACGTCTTCGACCAGCACGGGGAACGCATCTGCCCGGCGCCGGACCGGCTGCCGGATCTGGAGGAGTGA
- a CDS encoding MFS transporter: protein MDMAPSAHPVATTAAPAVNRRRVATAAALASAVEWYDYFVFGIAAALVLGDLYFPAGSPTAGVLASFATFAVGFLARPLGGIVAGQLGDKRGRKPMLVLALTLMGLATTGIGLLPTYETIGVAAPILLVTFRVLQGIAVGAQWGGAMLMATEYAPEGKRGIYGSFVQLGVPIGVVTANTVFLLAGAFTTDAEFAAWAWRVPFLVGLFVLVLAWYIHTRVEETPEFREAEKKLAEKEKSEQSSPLRTILKGHLGTVLLAGGSFAVNTATFYIIITGVLDYTTRELGMKKSAVLTVSLCISLTQLVLIPAAAALSDKIGRIRIYAIGATGIGLWAVPLFLLIDTGSLLWLAVGTFVASCFLSIMYGPQAALFAELFTPEMRYTGASLGYQIAAVLGGGLAPFIMVLLLEAAGTSMAVSGYIIVLAVVALLSIKVLADRARSR from the coding sequence ATGGACATGGCCCCCTCCGCTCACCCCGTCGCCACCACCGCCGCCCCCGCGGTCAACCGGCGTCGCGTAGCCACAGCGGCAGCGCTCGCGTCAGCCGTCGAGTGGTACGACTACTTCGTCTTCGGCATCGCCGCCGCCCTCGTTCTCGGCGACCTGTACTTCCCGGCGGGCAGCCCCACCGCCGGAGTGCTGGCCTCCTTCGCCACCTTCGCGGTCGGCTTCCTCGCCCGCCCCCTCGGCGGCATCGTCGCCGGTCAACTCGGTGACAAGCGGGGCCGCAAGCCGATGCTGGTCCTCGCCCTCACCCTCATGGGCCTGGCCACCACCGGCATCGGCCTGCTCCCGACGTACGAGACGATCGGCGTCGCCGCCCCGATCCTGCTGGTCACCTTCCGGGTGCTGCAGGGCATCGCCGTCGGAGCCCAGTGGGGCGGCGCGATGCTGATGGCCACCGAGTACGCCCCGGAGGGCAAGCGCGGCATCTACGGCAGCTTCGTGCAACTCGGCGTCCCCATCGGCGTGGTGACCGCCAACACCGTGTTCCTGCTGGCCGGAGCGTTCACGACCGACGCCGAGTTCGCGGCCTGGGCCTGGCGCGTGCCGTTCCTCGTCGGCCTGTTCGTGCTCGTGCTCGCCTGGTACATCCACACGCGCGTCGAGGAGACCCCCGAATTCCGGGAGGCGGAGAAGAAGCTCGCCGAGAAGGAGAAGTCCGAGCAGTCCTCGCCGCTGCGCACGATCCTGAAGGGCCACCTCGGCACGGTCCTCCTCGCCGGCGGCTCCTTCGCCGTGAACACCGCGACCTTCTACATCATCATCACCGGCGTGCTCGACTACACGACCCGCGAACTCGGCATGAAGAAGAGCGCCGTCCTCACGGTCTCGCTGTGCATCAGCCTCACCCAGCTGGTGCTGATCCCGGCCGCCGCGGCGCTGTCCGACAAGATCGGCCGCATCCGCATCTACGCCATCGGCGCGACCGGTATCGGCCTGTGGGCCGTACCGCTGTTCCTGCTGATCGACACCGGCTCGCTGCTGTGGCTGGCGGTCGGCACCTTCGTCGCGAGCTGCTTCCTCAGCATCATGTACGGCCCCCAGGCGGCCCTGTTCGCCGAGCTGTTCACGCCCGAGATGCGCTACACGGGCGCCTCCCTCGGCTACCAGATCGCGGCCGTGCTCGGCGGCGGCCTCGCGCCGTTCATCATGGTGCTGCTGCTGGAGGCCGCCGGCACCTCGATGGCGGTTTCGGGCTACATCATCGTCCTCGCGGTCGTCGCCCTGCTGTCCATCAAGGTCCTGGCGGACCGGGCGCGTTCACGCTGA
- a CDS encoding TetR/AcrR family transcriptional regulator yields MARPRKPLLSYDRIVETARQLVDAEGLSAVSTRRLAAELGVSGPSLYNHFRTKDEILEAVADSVSAQVDLSMFEDVRDWRTALHDWAVSYRAALRDHPNIVPVLARGPGRRPAALRLADAVYGAMVEAGWPAAQATSIGALMRYFIMGSALGSFAGGFVDDASAYDPADYPHLGQAHLLADQQEKIDERAFETGLAALLDGLARQYEQVGRAG; encoded by the coding sequence ATGGCCCGACCGCGCAAGCCCCTTCTCAGCTACGACCGGATCGTCGAGACGGCTCGCCAACTCGTGGACGCGGAGGGCCTGTCGGCCGTCTCCACCCGCCGGCTCGCCGCCGAGCTGGGGGTGAGCGGGCCGTCCCTCTACAACCACTTCCGCACGAAGGACGAGATCCTGGAGGCGGTCGCCGACTCGGTGAGCGCGCAGGTCGACCTGTCGATGTTCGAGGACGTCCGGGACTGGCGGACCGCGCTGCACGACTGGGCCGTCTCGTACCGGGCGGCCCTGCGCGACCACCCCAACATCGTCCCCGTGCTCGCCCGCGGCCCCGGCCGTCGCCCAGCCGCGCTGCGGCTCGCCGACGCCGTCTACGGCGCGATGGTCGAGGCGGGCTGGCCGGCGGCCCAGGCCACCTCCATCGGTGCCCTGATGCGGTACTTCATCATGGGCTCGGCACTCGGCTCCTTCGCCGGCGGCTTCGTGGACGACGCGAGCGCCTACGACCCCGCCGACTACCCGCACCTCGGCCAGGCCCACCTCCTCGCCGACCAGCAGGAGAAGATCGACGAGCGGGCCTTCGAGACGGGCCTCGCGGCACTGCTGGACGGGCTGGCCCGGCAGTACGAGCAGGTCGGGCGGGCCGGCTAG
- a CDS encoding class F sortase, whose product MARRRRRRPWYRRRAYRLARTAVLAVSLVVVGVRCNHAAPGAGTAAPGSAEASEVRAAGTGSGAGGAGADSRPGTGAPPADAPETTPAPPATPGGTAGTTAPASTPAPPSPSPSPQPARTGKAAKRPGGPRPLPRSRATRLVVPYVSIDAPVTDLRLDSERRLPAPPEDEPNLVGWFADGPSPGEPGTAIAVGHLDTDTGPAVFGGLGELKRGKRIEVRRADGRTAVYSVDAIKTYEKDKFPNREVYGARSRPELRLITCGGNYNRKTGYTGNVVVYAHLTATREPKGAGRR is encoded by the coding sequence ATGGCGCGTAGAAGGCGGCGCAGGCCCTGGTACCGCAGGCGCGCCTACCGCCTGGCGAGGACGGCCGTACTGGCCGTCTCGCTGGTGGTGGTCGGCGTCCGGTGCAACCACGCGGCGCCCGGAGCCGGTACGGCCGCTCCGGGCTCCGCGGAGGCCTCCGAGGTCCGAGCCGCCGGCACCGGATCCGGTGCCGGCGGGGCGGGCGCCGACTCCCGCCCCGGCACGGGCGCACCGCCGGCCGACGCGCCCGAGACGACCCCCGCACCCCCCGCGACTCCCGGCGGCACGGCCGGGACCACCGCCCCGGCGAGCACCCCCGCCCCACCCTCACCGTCCCCGTCGCCCCAACCCGCCCGCACCGGCAAGGCCGCCAAGCGCCCCGGCGGCCCCCGCCCGCTGCCCCGCTCCCGGGCGACCCGCCTCGTCGTCCCCTACGTCAGCATCGACGCCCCGGTGACCGACCTGCGCCTCGACAGCGAGCGGCGCCTGCCCGCGCCCCCGGAGGACGAGCCCAACCTGGTCGGCTGGTTCGCGGACGGGCCCTCTCCCGGTGAGCCGGGCACGGCCATCGCCGTGGGGCACCTCGACACCGACACCGGCCCCGCCGTCTTCGGCGGCCTCGGCGAACTCAAGCGCGGCAAGCGCATCGAGGTCCGGCGCGCCGACGGACGGACCGCCGTCTACTCGGTCGACGCCATCAAGACGTACGAGAAGGACAAGTTCCCCAACCGCGAGGTGTACGGCGCCCGGTCCCGTCCGGAGCTGCGGCTGATCACCTGTGGCGGCAACTACAACCGCAAGACCGGCTACACGGGCAACGTCGTCGTCTACGCCCATCTCACCGCGACCCGTGAGCCGAAGGGCGCCGGCCGTCGCTGA
- a CDS encoding aldehyde dehydrogenase family protein: MKAHDGMYIDGAWRPAAGRDVIEVVNPADEQVIGRVPAGTAADVDTAVRAARTALPGWAATPPADRAARLAALRDVLVARKDEIAETVTAELGSPLKFSEGVHAGVPIAVSGSYAELAATCSFEEKAGNSTVYLEPIGVVGAITPWNYPLHQIVAKVAPALAAGCTVVLKPAEDTPLVAQLFAEAVHEAGLPAGVFNLVTGRGPVAGQALAEHPGVDLVSFTGSTAVGRQIGAVAGAAVKKVALELGGKSANVILPSADLAKAVNVGVANVMSNSGQTCSAWTRMLVHRDQYDEAVELAAAAAAKYGERIGPVVSAKQQARVLGYIEKGVAEGARLVAGGTEPPRERGYFVSPTVFADVTPEMTIAQEEIFGPVLSILKYEDEEDALRIANGTVYGLAGAVWAGDEAEAVAFARRMDTGQVDINGGRFNPLAPFGGYKQSGVGRELGSHGLTEYLQTKSLQF, translated from the coding sequence ATGAAGGCACACGACGGCATGTACATCGACGGCGCCTGGCGCCCCGCCGCGGGCCGGGATGTGATCGAGGTGGTGAACCCGGCCGACGAGCAGGTCATCGGCCGCGTCCCGGCCGGCACCGCGGCCGACGTCGACACCGCCGTACGCGCCGCCCGCACCGCCCTCCCGGGCTGGGCCGCGACCCCGCCCGCCGACCGGGCCGCGCGGCTGGCCGCCCTCCGGGACGTGCTGGTGGCCCGCAAGGACGAGATCGCCGAGACGGTCACCGCCGAGCTCGGCTCGCCGCTGAAGTTCTCCGAGGGGGTGCACGCGGGCGTGCCGATCGCGGTCTCGGGCTCGTACGCCGAACTGGCGGCGACCTGCTCCTTCGAGGAGAAGGCCGGCAACTCCACCGTGTACCTCGAGCCCATCGGCGTGGTCGGCGCGATCACGCCCTGGAACTACCCGCTCCACCAGATCGTCGCCAAGGTCGCCCCGGCGCTCGCGGCCGGCTGCACGGTCGTACTGAAGCCCGCCGAGGACACCCCGCTGGTCGCCCAGCTCTTCGCCGAGGCGGTCCACGAGGCCGGCCTCCCCGCGGGCGTCTTCAACCTGGTCACCGGCCGCGGACCGGTCGCGGGCCAGGCGCTCGCCGAGCACCCGGGCGTCGACCTGGTCTCCTTCACCGGCTCCACGGCCGTCGGCCGGCAGATCGGCGCGGTGGCCGGCGCGGCCGTCAAGAAGGTCGCCCTGGAGCTGGGTGGCAAGTCCGCCAACGTCATCCTGCCGAGCGCCGACCTGGCCAAGGCGGTCAACGTCGGCGTCGCCAACGTCATGTCCAACTCGGGCCAGACGTGCAGCGCCTGGACGCGGATGCTGGTCCACCGCGACCAGTACGACGAGGCCGTGGAGCTGGCGGCGGCCGCCGCCGCGAAGTACGGCGAGCGCATCGGACCGGTGGTCAGCGCCAAGCAGCAGGCGCGGGTGCTCGGCTACATCGAGAAGGGCGTCGCCGAGGGCGCCCGGCTGGTCGCGGGCGGCACCGAACCGCCGCGCGAGCGGGGCTACTTCGTCAGCCCGACCGTCTTCGCCGACGTGACCCCCGAGATGACCATCGCGCAGGAGGAGATCTTCGGGCCGGTCCTGTCGATCCTGAAGTACGAGGACGAGGAGGACGCCCTGCGCATCGCCAACGGCACCGTCTACGGCCTCGCGGGCGCGGTCTGGGCGGGCGACGAGGCGGAGGCGGTGGCCTTCGCGCGCCGTATGGACACCGGGCAGGTCGACATCAACGGCGGCCGCTTCAACCCGCTGGCCCCCTTCGGCGGCTACAAGCAGTCGGGCGTCGGTCGTGAGCTCGGCTCGCACGGCCTGACCGAGTACCTCCAGACCAAGTCCCTCCAGTTCTGA
- a CDS encoding acyl-CoA dehydrogenase family protein, whose amino-acid sequence MNLELSEEQTAVRRLARDFVEREIAPNVVEWDRAEDVDRSIVKKLGEVGFLGLTIDEEYGGSGGDHLAYCLVTEELGRGDSSVRGIVSVSLGLVAKTIAARGSEEQKRRWLPGLTSGELVGCFGLTEPGTGSDAGHLTTRAVREGDAYVINGTKMFITNGTWADVVLLFARSTDAPGHKGVSAFLVPTDTPGLTRRTIHGKLGLRGQATAELVLEDVRVPATAMLGEEGKGFSVAMSALAKGRMSVAAGCVGIAQAALDAAVRYAGEREQFGKPIAGHQLVQELISDIAVDVDAARLLTWRVADLIDRGQPFAVESSKAKLFASEAAVRAANNALQVFGGYGYIDEYPAGKLLRDARVMTLYEGTSQIQKLVIGRALTGVSAF is encoded by the coding sequence ATGAACCTGGAGCTCAGCGAGGAGCAGACCGCCGTCCGCCGGCTCGCCCGGGACTTCGTGGAGCGCGAGATCGCCCCGAACGTCGTCGAGTGGGACCGTGCGGAGGACGTGGACCGTTCGATCGTCAAGAAGCTCGGCGAGGTCGGCTTCCTGGGCCTGACCATCGACGAGGAGTACGGCGGCTCGGGCGGCGACCACCTCGCGTACTGCCTGGTCACGGAGGAGCTGGGACGCGGTGACTCCTCGGTGCGCGGCATCGTGTCGGTCTCCCTCGGCCTGGTCGCCAAGACCATCGCCGCACGGGGGAGCGAGGAGCAGAAGAGGCGCTGGCTGCCCGGGCTCACCTCCGGCGAGCTGGTCGGCTGCTTCGGCCTCACCGAGCCGGGCACCGGCTCCGACGCCGGCCACCTCACCACGCGGGCGGTGCGCGAAGGCGACGCGTACGTCATCAACGGCACCAAGATGTTCATCACGAACGGCACCTGGGCCGACGTCGTCCTGCTCTTCGCCCGCTCCACCGACGCGCCCGGCCACAAGGGCGTCTCCGCCTTCCTGGTCCCCACCGACACCCCCGGCCTGACCCGGCGCACCATCCACGGCAAGCTCGGCCTGCGCGGCCAGGCCACCGCCGAGCTGGTCCTGGAGGATGTACGGGTGCCCGCGACGGCCATGCTGGGCGAGGAGGGCAAGGGCTTCTCGGTCGCGATGTCGGCCCTGGCCAAGGGGCGGATGTCGGTCGCCGCGGGCTGTGTCGGCATAGCCCAGGCCGCGCTGGACGCGGCCGTCCGTTATGCCGGTGAGCGCGAGCAGTTCGGCAAGCCGATCGCGGGGCACCAGCTCGTCCAGGAGCTGATCAGCGACATCGCCGTCGACGTGGACGCGGCCCGGCTGCTGACCTGGCGGGTCGCCGACCTGATCGACCGCGGGCAGCCCTTCGCCGTCGAGTCCTCCAAGGCCAAGCTGTTCGCCTCGGAGGCCGCCGTGCGCGCCGCCAACAACGCTCTCCAGGTCTTCGGCGGCTACGGCTACATCGACGAGTACCCGGCGGGCAAGCTGCTGCGCGACGCCCGGGTGATGACCCTCTACGAGGGCACGAGCCAGATCCAGAAGCTGGTCATCGGGCGGGCGCTGACGGGGGTCTCGGCGTTCTGA
- a CDS encoding MFS transporter, whose translation MAPAGNRGWLLRLVIAFSFAQGAVSMARPAVSYRALALGADERAIGVIAGVYALLPLFVAVPLGRRTDHGRCAPLLPVGVVLISGGCALSGLANSLWAMAVWSGVMGLGHLCFVIGAQSLVARQSAPHEQDRNFGHFTIGASLGQLVGPIAAGGLIGGRDMAGSSALALLVAGAGGAAALTSLWRIESRTTARSRQERGARVPVQRILRTRGVPAGIFISLAVLSATDILTAYLPVVGEHRGIAPTVIGLLLSLRAAATIACRLVLTPLLRLLGRTLLLTVTCLLAALLCAGIALQVPVWALAVMLAALGFCLGVGQPLSMTTVVQAAPDGARSTALALRLTGNRLGQVAAPASAGLVAGLAGVAAPFVMLGALLLLSAGTALRAPKGPAGEPGQTGAPRGGRAILRRKSGI comes from the coding sequence ATGGCGCCCGCTGGGAACCGCGGCTGGCTGCTCCGCCTCGTCATCGCCTTCAGCTTCGCGCAGGGGGCGGTGTCGATGGCGCGGCCCGCCGTGTCCTACCGGGCCCTCGCGCTGGGCGCCGACGAGCGGGCGATCGGCGTGATCGCCGGGGTCTACGCCCTGCTTCCGCTGTTCGTCGCCGTCCCGCTCGGCCGCCGCACCGACCACGGCCGCTGTGCTCCGCTGCTGCCGGTCGGCGTCGTCCTCATCTCCGGCGGTTGCGCGCTGAGCGGCCTCGCGAACTCCCTGTGGGCGATGGCCGTCTGGAGCGGGGTGATGGGCCTGGGCCACCTCTGCTTCGTCATCGGCGCCCAGTCGCTGGTCGCCCGCCAGTCCGCCCCGCACGAACAGGACCGCAACTTCGGCCACTTCACCATCGGCGCCTCCCTCGGCCAGCTCGTCGGCCCGATCGCGGCGGGCGGCCTGATCGGCGGCCGGGACATGGCGGGCAGCAGCGCACTGGCCCTGCTGGTGGCCGGCGCGGGCGGCGCGGCGGCGCTCACCTCGCTGTGGCGCATAGAGAGCCGTACGACGGCCAGGTCCCGTCAAGAGCGGGGCGCACGCGTCCCCGTCCAGCGCATACTGCGCACCCGCGGCGTGCCCGCCGGCATCTTCATCAGCCTCGCGGTGCTGTCCGCGACCGACATCCTCACCGCCTATCTCCCGGTGGTCGGCGAACACCGCGGCATCGCGCCGACCGTGATCGGCCTCCTGCTGAGCCTGCGCGCCGCGGCCACCATCGCGTGCCGCCTGGTCCTGACGCCCCTGCTGCGGCTGCTCGGCCGCACCCTGCTGCTGACGGTGACCTGTCTGCTGGCCGCCCTGCTGTGCGCGGGCATCGCGCTGCAGGTGCCGGTGTGGGCGCTCGCCGTGATGCTGGCGGCGCTCGGGTTCTGCCTCGGCGTCGGCCAGCCGCTGTCCATGACGACGGTCGTCCAGGCGGCCCCCGACGGCGCCCGCTCCACCGCCCTCGCCCTGCGGCTGACCGGCAACCGGCTCGGCCAGGTCGCCGCGCCGGCGTCGGCGGGCCTGGTCGCGGGCCTCGCGGGGGTGGCCGCGCCGTTCGTGATGCTGGGCGCGCTGTTGCTGCTGTCGGCGGGCACGGCGCTGCGGGCGCCGAAGGGCCCGGCGGGGGAGCCGGGCCAGACCGGTGCGCCACGCGGGGGCAGGGCGATCTTGCGGCGAAAGAGTGGTATCTGA
- a CDS encoding Zn-dependent alcohol dehydrogenase: MVRAAVLTAVGAPLEVTDVELPDPGPGQVRVRLAAAGVCHSDLSLSDGTMRVPVPAVLGHEGAGTVVAVGEGVGQVAPGDGVVLNWAPSCGSCHACGLGEVWLCANALNGAADVYARTAAGTDLHPGLNVAAFAEETVVPASCVLPLPDGVPLTDAALLGCAVLTGYGAVHHSARVRAGETVAVFGVGGVGLAALQSARIAGAAKIVAVDVSPEKEELARAAGATDYVIASDNTAREIRGLTGRQGVDVAVECVGRATTIRTAWDSTRRGGRTTVVGIGGKDQQVTFNALEIFHWGRTLAGCVYGNTDPARDVPVLAEHVRAGRLDLGALVTERIALEGIPAAFENMLAGKGGRALVVF; this comes from the coding sequence GTGGTTCGCGCTGCTGTCCTGACCGCCGTGGGCGCCCCGCTGGAGGTCACCGACGTCGAACTCCCCGACCCCGGCCCCGGCCAGGTCCGCGTCCGCCTCGCCGCCGCCGGCGTCTGCCATTCCGATCTGTCCCTGTCCGACGGCACCATGCGCGTCCCCGTCCCCGCGGTCCTGGGGCACGAGGGGGCGGGCACGGTGGTGGCCGTGGGGGAGGGGGTCGGCCAGGTCGCGCCGGGCGACGGCGTCGTCCTCAACTGGGCGCCGTCGTGCGGCAGTTGCCATGCCTGCGGACTCGGCGAGGTCTGGCTGTGCGCCAACGCCCTGAACGGCGCCGCCGACGTCTACGCCCGCACCGCGGCGGGCACCGACCTGCACCCCGGCCTGAACGTCGCCGCGTTCGCCGAGGAGACGGTCGTCCCGGCGTCCTGTGTGCTGCCGCTCCCGGACGGCGTCCCGCTCACCGACGCCGCCCTGCTGGGCTGCGCCGTCCTCACCGGCTACGGCGCCGTGCACCACTCGGCGCGGGTCCGCGCGGGGGAGACGGTCGCGGTGTTCGGCGTCGGCGGCGTCGGTCTGGCCGCCCTGCAGTCGGCCCGGATCGCGGGCGCGGCGAAGATCGTCGCCGTCGACGTCTCCCCGGAGAAGGAGGAGCTGGCACGGGCGGCCGGCGCCACCGACTATGTGATCGCCTCCGACAACACCGCCCGCGAGATCCGCGGCCTGACCGGCAGGCAGGGCGTGGACGTGGCCGTCGAGTGCGTGGGCCGCGCGACGACGATCCGCACGGCCTGGGACTCCACCCGGCGCGGCGGACGCACCACGGTCGTCGGCATCGGCGGCAAGGACCAGCAGGTCACCTTCAACGCCCTGGAGATCTTCCACTGGGGCCGTACCCTCGCCGGCTGCGTCTACGGCAACACCGACCCGGCGCGGGACGTGCCGGTCCTCGCCGAGCACGTACGGGCGGGCCGCCTGGACCTGGGCGCACTGGTGACGGAACGGATCGCGCTGGAGGGGATTCCGGCGGCGTTCGAGAACATGCTCGCGGGGAAGGGCGGCAGGGCACTGGTGGTGTTCTGA